A genomic stretch from Seriola aureovittata isolate HTS-2021-v1 ecotype China chromosome 13, ASM2101889v1, whole genome shotgun sequence includes:
- the si:ch73-242m19.1 gene encoding uncharacterized protein si:ch73-242m19.1, which produces MCDLYRVSSSDRVQQMEAELSHQLSALRAEIEENGFSHGAGKSYSSVPPPKDVSFFRVEREHTLRRGLQVAEALPVQSQADVMQRELESCLSLEYTPDSLPPLLHQFYTDRSYHLAQIKYLLMLRWRRFCRHTSVIEKLYPHYKGQVSYLTSEYEDAVQRARRLSASREKILTGRGNPANLLTQDDVVIYLRWLVCHLHSVQTVHNFLRVLHYIPACERKDEEFQPTAKKEEETFHQTQHTDGEHVPLLSVHLEEFLPELQSLITYFHFSYDAGKLRTTADEMELFSMVWREFRTIFRQQEQMKTFPQYDGTEVKQSQWGRTSGSMALRKEANWIPFIQVKPTQDPWQQKLVTKLKEKKRVDELLKMHSRFLQVSDLLHVAAALKDHGAHVGESQSVPASSASHSGKTKRQKISEIWTSIYNAASLPQETHSHSSTSRGGGRSDIRRLKSQRSTNECLQLLGLDDSLEEGASDLIVSRGAYLSRTYLRHLKLRELQRVCLGMLNYLRSVERTLTFDLAGLQLEEGELCSTAEETSWMNAARGGSGEAGGLSSLQNNHNTPVDYKVHCSEFMEFAEVENLHDFYSTEERFIHTQDQRGFYIVYDAALKDLEKLEDELLLVGSHFIQRKRTETKGKAEGASTSASTVDIHCWAGTDVDRVAVLLDLWTCETEFLESKVQLLNCYCEAYQHAAGTEERLALARVITDIMHSRPLLDLNQDYFVQVYRAETDCLRSHQRLIKDVLDNQIEKQRQFLQRIWRDDRKGSAHEYGLPLNYVPKHLVSLGGSSPALMNVFLLEVHPSLCAAAAVYRGLVQAHTELCQLHRATRVSDRLVLRQKLLQQALHSWTSLPSPGASYSSQIQKDLFSGVFFEDTLLVQKVGLSLVKSAEERDMKQGREKQSYAVETFSKLLELVTIRHRLLESASETAHLAQLYQTVASELGFNEFHLYLRPVQFGVAEPKAQTEQRPIFITAVLEDDTSVDRFTPSHLPLSVQELDESQIGRFSFSSEEAVIHLMNQQSMENLQVTLACQVTQKNALISAVKVACACYWAESVTSSAEVIYSQSDDDIHPDKDVKSATRLDSKPGSDTDNLQEESHSLPPSGSRRTPITTKEWLMEAFVSIQLEKVGLRDKMLNSFMKRKQAVGGLIKTPEEAAKIKRSLIIDFLMKFNTQMSQYCVRAQILAYYYSLTSLLDDVPSVRQSHFTTQQASEHTFGRQHRQLLSADGKALLNLWVVPHFSEVLHMFKTLQVTACATALHHTLQIVSALHDIIYYLVSFSRLGNTENPCSWRRGQEAPGSLLVADWGGTEGIGAELLEIQRQVERLSDPSCPESVGRLLQQRRQVLLLQFDTAVRHLIREAFLSSGDVASYQSVSDNMAAALPLLSDIIQTDVFSLTLPVPRPLETRGRQAQTMYSWRSFISCQGLFPLRVWDIPSIEYCMQLCLSGLSDCSRLQANAAVLGVSLLMEDVLNSGRDARPVRLHGNKDDLLHDGKPNEGDENCLEAEVEEDTTCVSDSSPPLQDLVRVQSVLKGFLLLTKQLQVFKESWARRRLGPDIFTTPSLYQQFVKLYRAEIFYPSMRALAQHMGKERGYEVVVSGSQSLLPPPGASEVDVKAWQLHRLLESTECDMIKAVQRRINRELTLVLSERTRQDTCLPTELWKKAPVKYSLSPERPQMVETFIQQLMEGAEQAEGQMRLSPDLLQRCVTLLGSSLMERERRCFLFYSHFYEQILQQQTQLLYQREQDLKNLKDSHTSNLHTEVAGLCRGMMLEISALQARVAHLEEEKRSLEEELGLRFKERYDPLVRQLFSTCIQLKARLDEYRRQMEQDVSVMVNRVRAEGVDRIMKLKKKYGCTKDDEGLTLTQSKKEEVHELKLENSRLTALLCKVKALSRWRQVVDQEKLHRRLLQTQQREITSRTEALRVKMVAEEEVVFLQEELDAARQLLTCCQAECSRTKKLLGRKTEELQAARHQSAQESRSRQEVDSYRVQSLEQMRADVEERDRQLRALGEQLDRGGRMNQLQRRHSTKQIRQVKGQLHQERCLKQEAFEQVAKLKNHVNDMEAAFSRCTTGRSRTCYTLSVSRLSTRSPSAGLHGDSQQRSSLQLGSLTHHTALQDFATEPRHRRAETARGRSNTRIDRPKAVSGPQRHTSRVCLTEFR; this is translated from the exons TTCTGTTCCACCTCCAAAAGATGTTTCCTTCTTCCGTGTAGAGAGGgaacacacactgaggagggGGCTTCAG GTGGCTGAAGCTTTGCCGGTTCAGTCTCAGGCTGACGTGAtgcagagagagctggagagctGCTTGAGTCTTGAGTACACACCTGACAGtctgcctcctctcctgcaCCAG ttttataCGGACAGATCGTATCACTTGGCTCAGATCAAATATCTGCTCATGCTGAGATGGAGGAGATTTTGTCGCCACACCAGCGTCATTGAGAAGCTTTATCCTCATTACAAG GGTCAGGTGTCATACTTGACGAGTGAGTACGAGGACGCCGTTCAGAGAGCTCGCAGGCTGTCAGCGAGCAGAGAGAAGATCCTGACCGGCAGAGGAAACCCTGCTAACCTGCTGACTCAGGACGATGTGGTCATTTACCTCCGGTGGCTGGTCTGTCATCTGCactctgttcagactgttcacaACTTCCTCAGG GTGCTGCACTATATACCAGCTTGTGAAAGGAAAGATGAAGAATTTCAGCCAACTGccaaaaaggaagaggaaactTTTCATCAGACTCAGCATACTGACG GAGAACATGTTCCGCTGCTCTCTGTTCACCTGGAGGAGTTTCTACCTGAGCTGCAGTCGCTCATCACCTACTTCCACTTCTCATATGACGCTGGGAAACTCAGGACCACTGCGGATGAGATGGAGTTGTTCAGCATG GTGTGGAGGGAGTTCAGGACAATCTTCAGACAACAagagcagatgaaaacatttcccCAGTACGACGGCACAGAGGTCAAACAGAGCCAGTGGGGGAGGACGAGTGGCAGCATGGCTCTGAGGAAGGAGGCCAACTGGATCCCTTTCATTCAG gtgaaACCCACTCAGGATCCGTGGCAGCAGAAGCTCGTCACGAAGCTGAAGGAAAAGAAACGTGTGGACGAGCTGCTGAAGATGCACAGCAGGTTTCTTCAG GTGTCCGATCTGCTCCACGTGGCTGCGGCTCTGAAAGACCACGGCGCCCATGTTGGTGAGTCACAGTCCGTACCCgcctcctctgcctcacacaGCGGGAAGACGAAACGACAGAAGATCTCCGAGATCTGGACGAGCATTTACAACGCTGCGAGTTTACCTCAG gaaacacacagtcactcatCCACATCCAGAGGCGGAGGACGCAGTGACATCAGGAGGCTGaagagtcaaaggtcaacaaACGAatg TCTGCAGCTTCTGGGTCTGGACGACAGTTTAGAGGAAGGAGCCTCAGATCTCATCGTATCCAGAGGTGCTTACCTGTCCCGGACTTACCTGCGTCACCTCAAGCTTCGAGAGCTCCAG CGCGTGTGTCTTGGGATGCTGAACTACCTGCGCTCTGTGGAGAGGACGTTAACCTTTGACCTGGCAggtctgcagctggaggagggagagctgTGCAGCACGGCGGAGGAAACCAGCTGGATGAACGCAGCCAGAGGAGGAAGCGGGGAGGCAGGAGGTCTCAGCTCGCTCCAGAACAACCACAACACTCCAGTTGACTATAAG GTTCATTGCTCAGAGTTTATGGAGTTTGCCGAGGTGGAGAATCTACATGATTTCTACAGCACTGAGGAGCGTTTCATCCACACCCAGGACCAGAGAGGGTTTTACATCGTGTACGACGCTGCTCTGAAGGAcctggagaagctggaggatgAGCTTCTTCTAGTTGGCTCGCACTTTATCCAGAGGAAACGGACTGAGACGAAGGGAAAAGCCGAGGGAGCCTCCACCTCGGCCTCGACTGTAGACATCCACTGCTGGGCTGGGACAGACGTGGACCGGGTTGCAGTGCTTCTCGACTTGTGGACGTGTGAGACGGAGTTTTTGGAAAGCAAAGTACAG CTGTTAAACTGTTACTGTGAAGCCTACCAGCATGCAGCAGGGACTGAGGAGAGGTTGGCACTGGCCCGAGTCATCACTGACATCATGCACAGCAGACCGCTGCTGGACCTGAACCAGGATTACTTTGTTCAGGTCTACAGGGCCGAGACAGACTGCCTGCGAAGTCACCAGAGGCTGATCAAAGACGTTCTGGATAATCAG ATTGAAAAGCAGCGGCAGTTCCTCCAACGCATCTGGAGAGACGATCGTAAAGGCTCTGCTCATGAATACGGTCTTCCACTGAACTACGTCCCCAAACATCTGGTCTCACTTGGAGGCAGCAG CCCTGCACTGATGAACGTATTCCTCCTGGAGGTTCACCCGTCCCTCTGCGCGGCCGCTGCAGTCTATCGCGGTTTAGTCCAGGCTCACACAGAGCTCTGTCAGCTGCACCGAGCCACGAGAGTCTCTGACAGACTCGTCCTGCGGCAGAAGCTCCTGCAGCAGGCCCTGCACAGCTGGACGAGCCTGCCTTCACCCGGAGCCTCCTACAGCTCTCAGATACAGAAGGAT CTGTTCTCAGGTGTGTTTTTCGAGGACACGCTTTTGGTCCAAAAGGTGGGGCTGTCATTAGTGAAATCTGCGGAGGAGAGGGACATGaagcaggggagagagaaacagtcgTACGCAGTGGAAACTTTCTCCAAGCTGCTGGAGCTCGTCACCATCCGCCATCGGCTGCTGGAGTCGGCCTCTGAGACCGCACATCTGGCACA GTTGTACCAAACTGTGGCTTCAGAGCTCGGCTTCAACGAGTTCCACCTGTATCTGAGGCCGGTGCAGTTTGGGGTCGCTGAACCGAAAGCCCAAACAGAGCAGCGGCCTATTTTTATCACAGCGGTACTGGAGGATGACACTTCTGTGGACAG gttCACCCCGTCCCACCTTCCTCTGAGTGTCCAAGAACTGGACGAGAGCCAGATCGGCAGGTTTAGCTTCAGCTCAGAGGAGGCCGTTATTCAC CTTATGAACCAGCAGAGTATGGAGAACCTCCAGGTGACTCTGGCCTGTCAGGTTACACAGAAGAACGCCTTGATAAGCGCTGTGAAAGTGGCTTGTGCCTGCTATTGGGCAGAaagtgtgacatcatcagctgaG GTTATTTACTCTCAGAGCGACGACGACATTCATCCCGATAAAGATGTGAAATCTGCAACGAGACTTGACTCCAAACCTGGAAGCGACACTGACAACCTGCAGGAAGAATCGCACTCTTTACCTCCCAGTGGCTCCAGGAGAACTCCCATCACCACCAAGGAGTG GCTGATGGAAGCCTTTGTGTCCATCCAGCTGGAAAAAGTGGGTCTGCGTGACAAGATGCTGAATTCATTTATGAAGAGGAAACAGGCCGTGGGGGGTCTTATAAAAACCCCA GAAGAAGCAGCAAAGATCAAAAGGAGCCTCATAATCGACTTCCTCATGAA ATTCAACACACAGATGTCTCAGTACTGTGTGAGAGCGCAGATTCTTGCATATTACTACAGTCTAACGTCTCTTTTGGACGACGTCCCCTCCGTCCGTCAGTCCCACTTCACGACACAACAAGCCAGCGAGCA CACCTTTGGGCGTCAGCACCGGCAGCTGTTGTCTGCAGACGGCAAAGCTCTCCTCAACCTGTGGGTCGTCCCTCACTTCTCTGAGGTGCTTCACATGTTCAAGACGCTACAAGTCACG GCCTGTGCCACAGCGCTGCATCACACTCTGCAGATAGTTTCAGCTCTTCATGACATTATTTATTACCTGGTGAGTTTTTCCAGActtggaaacactgaaaacccCTGTAGCTGGAGGAGAGGCCAGGAGGCACCAGGCTCACTTCTCGTAGCTGACTGGGGAGGCACTGAAGGCATCG GGGCGGAGCTGCTGGAGATCCAGCGACAGGTCGAGCGTCTGTCTGATCCCAGTTGCCCGGAGTCTGTCGGGCGTCTGCTGCAGCAGCGCAGGCAGgtgctgctgttgcagtttGACACTGCTGTCAGACACCTCATCAG GGAGGCGTTCCTCTCCTCCGGTGATGTTGCATCTTATCAGAGTGTGAGTGACAACATGGCGgctgctctccctctgctgaGTGACATTATTCAGACTGACGTGTTCAGTCTCACGCTGCCTGTTCCTCGACCTCTAGAGACTCGCGGCCGTCAG gCACAGACCATGTATTCGTGGAGAAGTTTCATATCCTGTCAGGGACTGTTCCCTCTGCGTGTTTGGGACATACCATCCATCGAATACTGCATGCAG ctgtgtcTGAGCGGTCTGAGCGACTGCAGCAGACTTCAGGCCAACGCGGCCGTCCTCGGCGTGTCGCTGCTCATGGAGGACGTCCTGAACAGCGGAAGAGACGCGAGGCCGGTCCGTCTCCACGGCAACAAGGATGACCTTCTGCACGATGGAAAACCTAATGAA GGGGATGAAAACTGCCTGGAGGCTGAAGTGGAAGAGGACACGACGTGTGTGTCAGACTCCAGTCCTCCTCTTCAGGATCTGGTTCGAGTCCAGTCTGTGCTGAAGGGTTTCCTCCTGCTGACCAAGCAGCTTCAGGTCTTCAAGGAGAGCTGGGCTCGAAGACGTCTGGGCCCTGACATCTTCACTACGCCCAGCTTATATCAGCAGTTTGTGAAGCTCTACAG AGCTGAGATCTTTTACCCCAGCATGAGAGCTCTGGCTCAACACATGGGGAAAGAGCGAGGCTATGAGGTCGTGGTTTCTGGCAGCCAgtctctcctgcctcctcctggaGCTTCAGAGGTCGATGTGAAAGCCTGGCAG CTTCACAGACTGCTGGAGAGCACAGAGTGTGACATGATCAAAGCAGTGCAGAGGAGGATCAACAGAGAGCTGACCCTGGTGCTTTCAGAGCGAACCCGACAGGATACCTGCCTCCCAACAG agCTGTGGAAAAAAGCCCCAGTGAAGTACAGTTTGTCCCCTGAGCGGCCGCAGATGGTGGAGACGTTCATCCAGCAGCTGATGGAGGGAGCTGAGCAGGCGGAGGGACAG ATGAGGCTCTCTCCGGATCTCCTCCAGCGGTGTGTGACTCTCCTCGGCTCTTCTCTGATGGAGCGGGAGCGTCgctgcttcctgttttactCACACTTTTACGAACaaatcctgcagcagcagacgcAGCTTCTGTACCAGAGAGAACAG GATTTAAAGAATCTGAAGGACTCTCACACAAGCAACCTTCACACAGAG GTGGCAGGTTTATGTCGTGGGATGATGTTGGAGATCTCAGCTCTGCAGGCTCGAGTCGCTCACCTGGAAGAAGAGAAACGATCTCTAGAGGAAGAACTCGGTCTCAGATTTAAAGAGCGATACGACCCTTTGGTCCGACAGCTCTTCTCTACCTGCATCCAGCTGAAG gcCAGACTTGATGAGTATCGCCGACAGATGGAGCAGGATGTGAGTGTGATGGTGAACAGAGTAAGAGCGGAGGGAGTGGACCGAATtatgaagctgaagaagaagtaCGGCTGCACCAAAGACGACGAAGGACTCACTCTCACACAGTCGAAG AAGGAGGAAGTCCATGAGTTGAAGCTGGAGAACAGCCGGCTCACGGCTCTGCTCTGTAAAGTGAAGGCTCTGAGTCGATGGAGGCAGGTGGTCGACCAGGAGAAACTTCACAGACGGCTGCTCCAGACTCAGCAG AGGGAGATTACCAGTCGCACCGAGGCCCTCAGGGTGAAGAtggtggcagaggaggaggtggttttcctgcaggaggagctggacgCCGCCCGGCAGCTGCTGACCTGCTGCCAGGCCGAGTGCAGCCGCACCAAGAAGCTGCTCGGCAGGAAG ACCGAAGAGCTGCAGGCGGCCAGGCATCAGTCGGCGCAGGAGTCGCGCAGCAGGCAGGAGGTGGACAGTTACCGAGTGCAGAGCCTGGAACAAATGAGAGCCGACGTGGAGGAGAGAGACCGACAGCTCCGAGCGCTCGGCGAGCAGCTGGACAGAGGCGGCAGGATGAACCAGCTACAGAGACGACACAGCACCAAACAGATCCGACAG GTGAAGGGCCAGCTACATCAGGAGCGCTGCCTCAAACAAGAAGCCTTTGAGCAAGTGGCCAAGCTAAAAAACCATGTGAACGACATGGAAGCAGCTTTCTCCAGGTGCACAACAG gccGAAGCAGGACTTGTTACACGCTGTCAGTCAGCAGATTGAGCACTAGAAGTCCCTCAGCAG GTCTACACGGGGACAGTCAGCAGCGGTCCTCCCTGCAGCTTGGCAGCCTCACACACCACACCGCACTTCAGGACTTTGCTACAGAGCCAAGACACCGGAGAGCAGAAACAGCCAGGGGCCGTTCAAACACAAGAATAGACAGACCCAAAGCAGTGAGTGGGCCTCAGAGGCACACAAGCAGAGTGTGTTTAACTGAGTTCAGATAA